From Pseudomonas poae, the proteins below share one genomic window:
- a CDS encoding TonB-dependent receptor, which translates to MKHLPLLAGLFGCLPVCAWAIELAPTTIDGEQAAEPGLALDQSSGAASKLGLSVRETPASVAIANRNDIERHGARTFRDAANTLPGVNASAPPGFGGFVSYRGFTSSQITQMFNGINVATGLARPVDAWIYDRVELVGGPSSLINGAGSVGGSLNYVTKLATREEQAAEGQLTYGSYDAAGMAFGVNHALTEPGADVQHYARLDVSRNANHSYIDRDQRDAWSLAFSLLSDLTPNLSHTLALEYQDEHEDSPYWGTPVLNPKAGELKIDKHNRFNNYNVTDGRYEQRTIWARSIIDYRINDSTTLKNTLYHLDSQRDYRNLETYQYNADNSAVNRSTAYQVRHQGEQSGNQFELRHEDNVFGLSTTWSGGFEYKVNSTTNTPLNVSGNSSVDPNNFDPGHFYDIPRTRERFGKDKTNEVTTQALFVENRLGLTDKLSLLTGLRYDAIDLDVTNHRVVTATNPRHFTRSWEPVTGRVGLTYQFIPSANVYVQYSTAAEQPSTTTQVFDVSTGKQWEVGSKFDYLDDRGSATVAAYKIERKDFAVTDPQDPTSSIPVGAQSSRGIEFASSLRITPRLLAEGNFAWVDAEYDEFNEKIASGAVVSRKGNTPTNVPKRVGNLWLTYDFAEDWQGGVDARYVAQVYADNANTQTVPAYTLFGTFLRYKVDAHTSLTGRVRNLTNEVYAEFAHVSPAYYLGSPRTFELAVQTRF; encoded by the coding sequence ATGAAACATTTACCTCTGTTGGCGGGCCTGTTCGGCTGCCTGCCTGTCTGCGCCTGGGCCATTGAACTGGCGCCTACCACCATTGATGGCGAACAGGCTGCCGAACCCGGACTGGCCTTGGACCAGTCCAGCGGCGCGGCCTCAAAACTCGGGCTGAGCGTGCGGGAAACCCCGGCTTCGGTGGCCATCGCCAATCGCAATGATATCGAGCGCCATGGCGCCAGGACGTTTCGCGACGCGGCCAACACGTTGCCCGGCGTCAACGCCAGCGCGCCACCGGGTTTTGGTGGGTTTGTGTCCTATCGCGGATTTACCAGCAGCCAGATCACCCAGATGTTCAACGGAATCAACGTCGCCACGGGCCTGGCTCGGCCGGTGGACGCCTGGATTTATGATCGGGTGGAACTGGTGGGCGGCCCCTCCTCCCTGATCAACGGTGCCGGCTCGGTCGGTGGCTCGCTCAACTATGTCACCAAGCTGGCCACCCGGGAGGAACAGGCCGCCGAAGGTCAACTCACCTATGGCAGTTATGACGCGGCCGGCATGGCCTTCGGCGTCAACCACGCCCTGACCGAGCCCGGTGCCGACGTGCAGCATTACGCCCGCCTGGATGTCAGCCGCAACGCCAACCACAGCTACATCGACCGCGACCAGCGCGACGCCTGGAGCCTGGCGTTTTCGCTGCTCAGCGACCTCACCCCCAACCTGTCCCATACCCTGGCGCTGGAATACCAGGATGAACATGAAGACAGCCCCTACTGGGGCACGCCGGTGCTCAACCCCAAGGCCGGCGAGCTGAAGATCGACAAGCACAACCGTTTCAACAACTACAACGTCACCGATGGCCGTTATGAGCAGCGCACGATCTGGGCACGCTCGATCATCGACTATCGCATCAACGACAGCACCACCTTGAAAAATACGCTCTACCACCTGGACAGCCAGCGCGATTACCGCAATCTGGAAACCTACCAGTACAACGCCGACAACAGCGCAGTGAACCGCTCCACCGCCTACCAGGTGCGCCATCAGGGCGAACAGAGCGGCAACCAGTTCGAGCTGCGCCATGAGGACAACGTGTTCGGCCTCTCGACCACTTGGTCCGGCGGTTTTGAGTACAAGGTCAACAGCACCACCAACACCCCGCTGAATGTTTCGGGGAACAGCAGCGTGGACCCGAACAACTTTGATCCTGGGCACTTCTACGATATCCCGCGAACCCGCGAGCGCTTCGGCAAGGACAAAACCAATGAGGTCACCACCCAGGCATTGTTCGTGGAGAATCGCCTGGGCCTCACTGATAAACTCTCGCTGCTGACCGGCCTGCGTTACGACGCCATCGACCTGGATGTGACCAACCATCGCGTGGTAACGGCGACCAACCCACGGCACTTCACGCGCAGCTGGGAACCGGTGACCGGCCGCGTGGGCCTGACTTACCAGTTCATCCCCTCGGCCAATGTGTATGTGCAATACAGCACCGCCGCCGAGCAGCCGAGTACCACCACTCAAGTGTTTGACGTGTCCACGGGTAAACAATGGGAAGTGGGCAGCAAGTTCGATTACCTCGACGACCGTGGTTCGGCCACGGTTGCCGCCTACAAAATCGAGCGCAAGGATTTTGCCGTCACCGACCCGCAGGACCCCACCAGCAGCATCCCGGTTGGCGCACAGTCGTCCAGAGGGATCGAGTTCGCCAGCTCATTGCGCATCACACCAAGGCTGCTGGCGGAAGGCAACTTCGCCTGGGTGGATGCCGAGTACGACGAGTTCAACGAGAAGATCGCCAGCGGCGCGGTGGTGTCGCGCAAGGGCAATACGCCGACCAACGTGCCCAAGCGCGTGGGCAACCTGTGGCTGACCTATGATTTTGCCGAGGACTGGCAAGGCGGCGTGGATGCGCGGTATGTGGCACAGGTGTATGCCGATAACGCCAATACCCAGACGGTGCCAGCCTACACGCTGTTCGGAACATTCCTGCGATACAAAGTGGACGCGCATACCTCGCTCACCGGCCGCGTGCGCAACCTGACGAACGAGGTGTATGCGGAGTTTGCCCATGTGTCTCCGGCGTACTATCTGGGGTCGCCAAGGACTTTTGAGCTGGCGGTACAAACCAGGTTTTAA